Within Anopheles nili chromosome 3, idAnoNiliSN_F5_01, whole genome shotgun sequence, the genomic segment CGTCGTGTTTACatcaatttttcacaattttaaAGCACTAATTCGGCGTGGGCCGGGCCCGTTTATGCGTTCATCGACTGAGAAAGGTCTCACGGTTGGACGAAACGAAGGGAAATCGCCGCTCGACTTCCTGTgacgcatgtgtgtgtgtgtgtagcttCCGTATTACATTAATTAGCATGAgtttctcgcgcgcgcgcgagcataAGCGAAATTAAATAGCATTCTCgggttgtgttgttgttgtgtgtggtttttttctatcgCATATTTACATCGAAGGTACGGTAGtgttaaaacaaatgaaaatattaacaTCCTTAAGGCGCGCATATGTCGCATCCTACGATACTTTGACGGTATTGGCCGGTGGGCCCTAACTGCCTgacttcttctgcttctcttCGCTTCTAACCTGGTCTAAAACACCATACAGCCGGTACACATTCGCTTCCCGCGCGCAGGAAGCCATCCATCCGTTCCGTAATGctaaataatatattttacaaTGTTCCAGCATCTCGCGATCGATGCGCGAAACTAATCACAATAATGTAAGTAGGTAGCGGTACGTTAAATTAGAACGATAACAATACATAAAGGTGGTCGTTAGAGCCTAGTAAATGTAGACGTGGGGGAGAGTTGGTTGTGTATGCTTTCCGCGGCTGCTCACTCTTTCTTACACGCTAGCTTACGCACAACAATAAATCGCTATCGCATTCGTGAtttgtcctgtttttttttcgttgcgttttttgtttgtttacgttcCGAAAAATGCGCCCAACTAATGAAACTATAACGCGCAAAGCACACGTGGTGGGTGAAACGTGTAAAGGATCACCCTGAAGATCACAAGAGCACCCGCCCACCAGCGCTGGCCGTGGGGCGATGACTATTAATTCGAAATGGTTCGtccgacaacaacaacaaaaaaaaggcgcctcCCAAAGAGTAACTTGTTCGCTTATTCGAGAGCCGCAAAGGTGGTCACATTTTCATCAACGATTTAACCTTCTTCACGTAACGATTGATCAACGGTTTCGGGGCCTTCTTGGGTGCTGCTTTCTCTCCCGCCGTACTGCTCGATCCGAGCGAGGACGCCACGGATGAATGCGTCGATTGGTCGTCTTCCTCTTCGTCGTTGCCGTCCCGgggtttttcctgcaccaGACCATCGTCCTGCCCGTCGTCCAGTGTCCGGGGAGCCGTGCTGTCGACGGTGATGGTTTCCTTCTCGCACAGCTGCTCCTGAGACGTTGATCGAGAGTCCTGCGAGTCCTCCAACCCACGTTGCCGCTCATCGTCCGAAATAAAGCGCCGGTTCAGACAAATGTTGCCACCACCTCCCAGGCCCAAGATGGGCGGTGAATCTGGGCCACAATCCGTCGGTGTCACCGGTCCGGAAGCGAGCAGCGTTTCCATGCTTTGCGTGTTGTCGAGAAAATCGCACTCCACACCCGGTGcaccaccgtcatcgtcgAACAGATCGTCCATGCTGCGCGATCTcctgtttttgctcttcatcAGTGCTTCCGACGTCGTGCCGTCGATCTTCTTGCCCGCGTGAGATCGTCTCGTCGATGTTTCTCCACCGGTCGTCGTCCTTTCATCTGCACCATCTGCATGATCATGTCCTTCGGTTGCCGTTCGAGCCCCTCGatacgccaccaccaccaccggcgtcgtcgtcgtcgtgccaATCGGTGCCTTTCGTGGCATTCGCTGGCTCACCACCGGATCGTCCAGCAACCCATCGTAGCTGTGGCTGCGCAGTTCGATCTTCGGTGGCAGTGGAGGTCGCTGCGATACCACGTTCAATCCGGCGGCGGAACTTCGCCGTAATTCACCGCCGGTTCGCGAGTTTAGCGGACGTGGCAGCGAACTCATTCCATTGGCTGCTGGAGAgcggtttgcttttgcgtaACGTCCAACGCCACGTCCACCGCTACCACCGGTCGGTCCTTGCCGGGCTGGGCTCGAGGATTTGCGGTACATCTGCGCCAGCGAGGAGTAGAACCGTGGATGTGGATTCGCTGTCGAACTGGTGGGCGTTGGAGTGGTGGCGTTTAAGGATCCGCTCGAGCCCAGCGAGGCTTGCGATGGGTTGGCAACCGAAGGGGCATCTAGTCATTCGAGGTTACGACAGTTTTCCTTGTCACTGCTCTTGCCGGAATCGTTGCTGTGCATGCGCTGGTAGATCGCTGAGGAAGGCGTTGCGTCGCCCGGGGCTCGGTTCAGAAGGTTACGTGACTGATCCATGAGACCACTTCGAGtgtttgcttccgttcgcATGAACCTAAAACCGGCCAGAAaggtgaagaaataaaaaaaacataattaattacccataaaatgtgaaataaatgaatgaacaTACTTAAACATCACCCGAGAGGCGACTAAATCAAATGAGCAAATTAGGGTGGATTTACCAAAACGAGTAAATTAGGGTGGAACACgatggcgataaaaaaaaggatcaaatgACGGCAATGTAAAACGTAAGCTCActtttaacaaaacaaaacaacaacaaaaaaaacattggttAATGATAAAGTGCACCTCTATCTTGCCGATGTGTGCATAAAACTGGTCACGTGAAGGATGGGCATGCAGTAATAGGAATATCCTGAAGGCCGGTGACCAGGAGGCCGATAAAAACGACCAAACGAGGTAACTAAATAAGGGGGTTAACACTTAATCATGCGCATTTCGTGTCAGGTTtaagcgagaaaaaatgtattatattttttttaacctGCCTCGCATCGACTTCCGCCGTTGGTTACGTCTTCGTGGCCGGTTCCTTTCGCACCAGGAAGCAGGAAGCAGAGACGGTCTCCTTTGGCCCTTCAAGACCCCTTATTCCCTCGCCTCCcaacacccccacccaccaaaacatacacacgcatacatggttgcacacaaaacgcacgcacgttAACCGATGGCAAGAATACAAACGCTACAGCACACTGGTAgaggcaaaaacacacaggcaCAAATAGAATCGTTTTTCCCCCCAGTTCGGGGCACGTGAAGTTGTATGGTTTTTTCGTTACATCGCAttacaccaccaccgtacAGAGCACAATTTGGGGGGGAGCATTTGCACGACGATCGATTTGGGACACGATTTTGTGTGCATGGCAAATGGCAGCGTCAGTCACATGAAAGCACAAGCTGGCAAACGGATGGCACGGAACGATACAATGGCAGGCATTCGGTGGCAGGTAGTACATTCGCAAATTAAGATGCATTGCTTCGCCCTAGCGGCCGCACACGGCTTCACAATCTGATCGGTTTCTCTTTTGGTGcatgctgctggtgcttgCTGATGGTTGAGTATTGGAATGCCAGGACCTTCGAGCAGAGAGCATTAGCAGCGCAAGAGCCAGTTGCACGCTTGAGCACGGAGCACTGTCAACTGTTTAGCGTGTGCTGTGGAGACCACGCGAATTGTGGTGCGTTTAGTATGGCTTAGCTAAATCTATGCGCGGAGTTCGAGCGACTGTTATGATTAGTGGTATTTCTAATGTACCTGAGAGAGAAGAGATGGACGGAAAGAGAGATAAAACGCCAGTAGTACTGTGTTTGATCATTCACAAAACATTGCTACGACTACAGTTAGGCTCAATTTTTGCTCTACTATGCCAAAAGGATAACAAACACTCAGAACGGCACACAAAACAGGCTACTAGGACCACAACGACGAACGGGGGGAAACAAACTAATGATAGGGCTTCGTTGAGCCTCAGGAGGCCCTGGGCCGATCCAACGATTGGGCATGGAAACGAATGACAAAATGGCATGCAATTGGAAAGGTGTGGATGGAGTTTCACGAAATAAAATCATGCTTCAAAGACGAAAATAACACGGGAGGATCGAAACTAATAAAACACGGTTATCCTTAGCGTATCCAGATTGAAGCGTCATCATGCACGAATAATAGCATGCAGTCTTGTGAAGCTGGCTTCCGTTAACGTACCTTTCTAGTTTGTCCACACAGGCGTCCTGATAGTCGTGAATCCAGCGCACGCCATTGAAGTGGCACACACCGCGCATATCTTCCGGTAGCTTCTCCGGTTCCGGCCATTGGAAGTTGTCGATGATGGGAATGATGTTGCAACCGGAGGTCAGTGCTGCTACGATTTCCTACACAACaaaatcgaagaaaattgTCAGAAAAAGAGCTCACTTCAGGAGACCCCAGCCGGGAACCTACCCTATGCACCCAGTCCTTGCATTCAGCATCATCAACGCACCGATCGAGTGCATCCGGCGTGAGTACGAGTAGGAAATGCTTCGCATGCTGAATACTCTGCAGCAGATTGTTGTCAAACTTGCCCGCTTCCAGCCGCTCAACGTCAATGAACACGGAAAAACCACGCAGCTCGAGATGGACCTTCAACAGACTCGCCAACTGCGATCCGTTGCTGCGACGGTAACTAACAAACACATCCAGACTCTTCTCAGTGCTCTGCTCCGAGCGGAACGACGGAATCATGTCACTCATCTTCACCACGTTAAGGATACGTGCCCGATGGATGGCATTCTTAATCCCGCACGTCACCGTAAGCTGGTCCTCGTCCAGCACGCTCAACGATTCAATGTCGACCCCAGCGTTCAACATCGCGTACGTGTACACGGTGTACTCGGGCCCAATCCGGCTGAGGAACACGTACAGTCCGTCCGAGTCGCGCGAGCTGTAATCGGCCATCTTCTTGAGATTTTGCAACTCCCGGTAAAACCGTATCCGCTGGATGCCGTTCGTCATACCAATGTCATCTCGCAGATTATCCTCCTGAAGCTGCAGGAGCAGATCCCCGTCCACCTTCGAGTCGTAGAAGTTCTGCTCGTACTCGTTGAACCCAATCTGCTTCACCCACTCTCGGACGTCCTCCGTCGACCACAGTGGCACCTGTTGGGACAGCTTGTGTGGCACCTCTTCGCCGATGAGTCGCAGTGCTTGAGCAGCGAACTTTGACGCGATCGCGTTCGGTGAGCTGGCCACACGGATCAAAGGCTCGATGGCACCAATCTCCTTGAAGATGTTCGTATTGCCCTGCTCCTTTTTGATGCCCGCCTCCATGCAGAAGTGGAACGCAGCCAGATTGCGGGCTTCTTCACGCTTTGAGCTCAACACTGGGACCAGCCGCTGCAACCAGTGCTTGCTTTGGCCGTGAGCATGCGCTAGGTTCGACTTTGCGAACTCCGAAGGATTGTGCGTCGTCACGAACGGTTCGACCAGATTGAGTGTGCCCGATTTGATCACTTCCGCTTCGATTTCCTTGTTCGCTACCAGCACCACGATGGCCAGGCACGCGTAGTACTTGATGTTCTGATCGTTGTGGAAGGCGAGCGGGAACAACCAGGACGGTACCTTGCGGTTTATCATCGCCTCTTGGTTCTCGGATCCACCGTACAGGGACAGATTTGCCAGTGCGCCGGCACAGTGCCGCAGCGTTTCGACGTCGTTTTTACGGCACTCGAACAAAACCGCATCGAGGCCACCCAAACGGATCACATTCGAGCAGGTGTCCTCGCTGTGCTTGAACAGGTGCTCCAGGATGCCGGTACCAACGCGTGAGTGATCCGTCGCATTATTACGCGTGCAAACGCACGCCACATTAACCACCTTGTCCAGTCCGTTCTTGACCACGTGCGTGCGGTTTTCCGTCGTGAGACACTGCTCAAGCAACCGCGCTGAGGAAAACTGCACCTCCGAGTCCTTGTCGACGCAGTTACGCATCAGAATATCGAGCCCGCCCGTGTTCCGTAAGGTGTCACAAAGGCTCGCACCAAGCTCGTGACCGTGCGTTGGAACAGCCCAAGCTCGGCGTATGATCTCGTTCATGTGGTTCAACAGCGTCGGTGCTTTTTTCAGCTGCTCCGTCTGCTGCAAGTTCTGCACGTAATTCGCCAGATGCTTCGAGTACTTCACGATCGTGCCGTCGATCTCCTCGGGTGTGTTGCCCAATCGCTCCAGGTCCTCGAACGAAAGGAAATCCGTGCCCATCAGCCCGTTCATGGCGGATGAGGACGAAAGTGTGCTCATCTGCGACGACGAGCTGATCGTGCTGGTGTTTGACATCGTGAAGGTGGACTGCGTCGTCGAGGAGATGTGCTTCTCTTGGTTAAAGATGCCGCTCGAGGATacggtttgcttttgttgcgcCTGCGAGATTGCCTTGTTTTCCGCActagaaaaaggaagaagacaaaaaacaaTCGGGTTTTAGATTCGACGCCGGAGTTTTCCCAGCTGACAAACACACCTGAAATGGTCACTATGCACCTTCCGACTGTGGGCCGCGATGTTGTTTGCCTCCGCCTGCTGAAAGTCACCCATCTTGACCGAGCGGGCTTCctgcgggagagagagagagagagagagaaagagaaagagagcgaatcAGAACGAATTTCGTAAGAACATGGCGATCAGATAAGCGAACACCCGGTGGTTAGTGGTGCGCCAGTGGCGGCGCCAATCTACTCCAATGGGCAGTGGGTAGTTTATCATAGTTGTGCCTCGGCATTGTGAGCACCTCTTTAGTGATTAAGTGCCGGCGACAATTTGCTGTGACACAACGTgagcaaatggaaattgcaCACCCTCGTTATCGCCAAACATCGCTAACCGCGAGCAAAAGATCATTACCAAATTGATTGCAAAAGAATGGTGGATGTGCGTAGTctacacaataaaaaaaacgacgacaaTAGAAAGCCATTTTCAATAATGAATCATCTTGCTTCCCTCAAAACGTGCATATTTTGATAACGACAGCCGCCATCGGGGGGTGTTTTAAACCGACCCGGTTCACAATGGAgccgggggggttttttttatttcgcgaCACAACTCAACAAACACACCATCGAGAGCTTTACAACCCGCAAACGATAACATATCAATGGACATGTGTCGGCACATGTGTCGTCGAGTCGACAAGTACGGTGGTGAAAAGTGTGTACACTCTATTTGCTTGGCTCATCCGACAGCGAAGTACGTTCGAACTACCCTGTCCAGTGGATGTTGaaggaggcgcccagtacgaTGTACACTCGCAGCCGGATAAACGCAACAACACAGACGAACGGGGGCCCTTTGgtgtgtggtgttgtttgAAATTCTTCTTGCTCAAAAGTTATGATGCAATAAAGACGCATATTGATGCAAAAGTGCCAACATTAGACAACTCCCGGTGTACGCCAGGTGCCGTAAGTAAATTATTTCCCTCTCAAGCGCGTGTATTCGCACCATATTTTAACGCAATTCGCCTTTACTTTCAGGGCGGTTCTGCAAACGATGAAGCGAGGCGTTTCTGCTATTTATTGcggattcgattcgattccgaTCTTAATTCTATCGAGTGGCCGTTGCTTCATTAGGTCATATTTTTGGCGGTACTATCGCCATACCAgacgggtgtgtttgtgtataaACATGCCGGTTCCACAGCCATCCAGCCTTTGCCGCAGCACATTGCTCGAAATCGATCAACGGAATAACGTCATACGGTCGATCCGGTGGCCGTAAAATGTTGGCTTTGGAGCTCTCTGAAACAACTCTGAAACAAACGTTCGCACGAAACCCCCAAATGCGGACACATTCTTAGACCACGCGCGCACACGGGGGCTTTCATTGTTTGCACGGTTTgtggggtgggtgttttttttgttcttcttcctttACTTGAACCATGTACGACGGGGAGGCCATTTACACCGTCAGCCGCCAGTTTGGGGCGTCGCTTTCGTTGGCCCTATTTTTagtacacacacgcgcgcgcgctcgcgcccAGTTTGTAGGGAAATCGAAACCCAAACCACGCACACGGGGGGGGTGTTTTCCCGAGCTGCCTTCCGTTTGCTCTTCCGCCCGGGGGCGGGTGTTCATAACGCTATATAATATTCTATTTGCGGACGGCCATCATCCACCGGTTCCACAGGTTGCCGCCACTGGTTCCGGACACTTTTTCCCTCACAGCAAACCCTCCCGCGTGCGGGGCCGGGTCTATTTCGGGTCCATTGTTTACCGACGGTCAAGGACGtccgtggaaaagcgatggTGCGCTTTTCATGTCCACCGGTTACTCGCACCTCACCTGGGGCATGCTCTCGATCGGAATCTCGAACGTCGTCCTCACGCTGGCCGGACTATCGAGGGGGCTTTCCACGATGGTAACCCGTGGGCTACCCAGCGGACTGGCCACGTTAAGCGTGATGCCGTTGCGATGCGAATGCACCGGGCTGCTTGATTTGCTCGAGCTCGAACCAAGCGGTGAAGGCGATGGGGACGATCCCGGATGcatcggtggaggtggtgACAGTGGAAACTCCACGATCGGGCTGGGGGTGCGCGTTGGGACAAAGTCAGATTGGCCCGTGGATCGGAAGACACCCTTCCGGACGGGCCAAGGAGCCTGGCTACACATTACGCGCAAGCGATCCGAAACCGAGCccccgggttttttttggttgttgttattgCCTCAGTTACTTAATCGACGTGGCGTTTGCTGCGTCACACGATCACCTCCGATCGGCTGACTCGCACACGCGCGTGATGCGAGCGAAATTACACAACGAAATCCTCACACAACGGTCCGCGTACGGTGGCGCATGGGGGATGAAATTTCATTCatgaaaaatatcaaccctTCGAAGCCGAAATCGAACCGCACGAATCGAAAACACCGCACGGAAACTCACGGAAACCGGTCGCGATCGCGTTTAGGAGTGCACCTTTTCGGGGGCTCTTTCTGACGTCTGACCGTAATAGGGTGTCGAATGTAAGCGATTGTCGCCGTCACGAGGACGAATGATATCCTGCTTTTCCGCCGGTGACGTGCCGAACAACTAAAGCGTGTGTCCTGCTGTGACTACCGAAAACTAGCAAATTTACACCCGAGTTCGAGAGCGTAgagttcgttcgtttcttgggggttttttttttcttctgtgtgtgGTGCCGTTGCGATGTCGCTCTCGTATCGTAGAATACTTTCTATGAGGCTGTCGTTTCGTTTACTCGTCGTCGTCTCACTGCTCGATCTTTCG encodes:
- the LOC128726844 gene encoding uncharacterized protein LOC128726844 — translated: MYRKSSSPARQGPTGGSGGRGVGRYAKANRSPAANGMSSLPRPLNSRTGGELRRSSAAGLNVVSQRPPLPPKIELRSHSYDGLLDDPVVSQRMPRKAPIGTTTTTPVVVVAYRGARTATEGHDHADGADERTTTGGETSTRRSHAGKKIDGTTSEALMKSKNRRSRSMDDLFDDDGGAPGVECDFLDNTQSMETLLASGPVTPTDCGPDSPPILGLGGGGNICLNRRFISDDERQRGLEDSQDSRSTSQEQLCEKETITVDSTAPRTLDDGQDDGLVQEKPRDGNDEEEDDQSTHSSVASSLGSSSTAGEKAAPKKAPKPLINRYVKKVKSLMKM
- the LOC128726843 gene encoding NAD(+) hydrolase sarm1, with protein sequence MASPFSNLRLPTLSPGMDPSGEMPPALSRRNSELPPGKRQSPLKLSIPSPRASFSVGSPSLTEGSRQAATAPVVGGQMPSFPHSGSPRLDEFHHTAFSDFPDSPMLQISPEHSPIMMSQLMEATSPGTASSQGSSSAGSSISRLMRFSPSLHHHTGSISPFPAEMSDIADTGSPTPRHILFGNSNGPLASGTSGSLASATSTSSMTTSQELLNSSRSSSKSSKLSSSTSSSSTTTKHVEKSSSSTQRMSSLTSSSSSTTSAAAVKQGLGEMQNSIAEMKNMMDHSSSSSSQNTSTTTSTSSIKSSAITNHHQSRKMSSTAAKINDIKSRLRSSMDSLDDPQTDPLVTFPDSETDDELSSMASSLKPLGANGGSGILVPNGHHHQALMNGCSGTVDTVKFEQKKMTSESKTKVVTDGFSSEQATLKSAESKMLHAGDLQYQEQAALAAMSSRMEVDGVTAEEKGAILKEARSVKMGDFQQAEANNIAAHSRKVHSDHFSAENKAISQAQQKQTVSSSGIFNQEKHISSTTQSTFTMSNTSTISSSSQMSTLSSSSAMNGLMGTDFLSFEDLERLGNTPEEIDGTIVKYSKHLANYVQNLQQTEQLKKAPTLLNHMNEIIRRAWAVPTHGHELGASLCDTLRNTGGLDILMRNCVDKDSEVQFSSARLLEQCLTTENRTHVVKNGLDKVVNVACVCTRNNATDHSRVGTGILEHLFKHSEDTCSNVIRLGGLDAVLFECRKNDVETLRHCAGALANLSLYGGSENQEAMINRKVPSWLFPLAFHNDQNIKYYACLAIVVLVANKEIEAEVIKSGTLNLVEPFVTTHNPSEFAKSNLAHAHGQSKHWLQRLVPVLSSKREEARNLAAFHFCMEAGIKKEQGNTNIFKEIGAIEPLIRVASSPNAIASKFAAQALRLIGEEVPHKLSQQVPLWSTEDVREWVKQIGFNEYEQNFYDSKVDGDLLLQLQEDNLRDDIGMTNGIQRIRFYRELQNLKKMADYSSRDSDGLYVFLSRIGPEYTVYTYAMLNAGVDIESLSVLDEDQLTVTCGIKNAIHRARILNVVKMSDMIPSFRSEQSTEKSLDVFVSYRRSNGSQLASLLKVHLELRGFSVFIDVERLEAGKFDNNLLQSIQHAKHFLLVLTPDALDRCVDDAECKDWVHREIVAALTSGCNIIPIIDNFQWPEPEKLPEDMRGVCHFNGVRWIHDYQDACVDKLERFMRTEANTRSGLMDQSRNLLNRAPGDATPSSAIYQRMHSNDSGKSSDKENCRNLE